In a single window of the Bradyrhizobium sp. ORS 285 genome:
- a CDS encoding lysylphosphatidylglycerol synthase domain-containing protein: protein MLEAIRGAATFLREKQVLHKLGVLISIAVIAVACYVLYHMLRGIDTYEVLEAIKSTEPHQIALAALFVAAGYFTLTFYDLFAVRAIGHDHVPYRVNALAAFTSYSIGHNVGASVFTGGAVRYRIYSAHGLNAIDVAKICFLAGLTFWLGNAAVLGLGISYHPEAAASIDQLPPWVNRMAAIAILVGLMGYVAWVWTKPRVVGRGPWTVVLPGGPLTLLQIVIGIVDLGFCALAMYVLVPDEPNLGFVVVAVIFVSATLLGFASHSPGGLGVFDAAMLVGLWQMDREELLAGMLLFRILYYLAPFLISVILLTFREVIISARSKRLRQAALSLDPGPPREAAFVRKRSDSGA, encoded by the coding sequence ATGCTTGAAGCCATACGCGGAGCGGCCACGTTCCTGCGCGAGAAGCAAGTGCTGCACAAGCTCGGCGTGCTGATCAGCATCGCCGTCATCGCGGTTGCCTGCTACGTCCTCTACCACATGCTGCGCGGCATCGACACCTACGAGGTTCTGGAAGCCATCAAGAGCACGGAGCCGCACCAGATCGCGCTCGCCGCGTTGTTCGTCGCCGCCGGCTATTTCACGCTGACCTTCTACGATCTGTTCGCCGTGCGCGCGATCGGCCACGACCACGTGCCCTACCGCGTCAATGCACTGGCTGCCTTCACCAGCTATTCGATCGGCCACAATGTCGGCGCCAGCGTGTTCACCGGCGGCGCGGTGCGCTACCGGATCTATTCGGCCCATGGGCTGAACGCGATCGACGTCGCCAAGATCTGCTTTCTCGCCGGACTGACGTTCTGGCTCGGCAACGCCGCCGTGCTCGGCCTCGGCATCAGCTATCATCCTGAGGCCGCGGCCTCGATCGACCAGCTGCCGCCCTGGGTCAACCGCATGGCCGCGATCGCGATCCTCGTCGGGCTGATGGGCTATGTCGCCTGGGTCTGGACCAAGCCGCGCGTGGTCGGCCGCGGGCCGTGGACGGTGGTGCTGCCGGGCGGTCCGCTGACGCTCTTGCAGATCGTGATCGGCATCGTCGATCTCGGCTTCTGCGCGCTCGCGATGTACGTGCTGGTGCCGGACGAGCCCAATCTCGGCTTCGTGGTCGTCGCCGTGATCTTCGTCTCGGCGACCCTGCTCGGCTTCGCCAGCCATTCGCCGGGCGGGCTCGGCGTGTTCGACGCCGCGATGCTGGTCGGCCTCTGGCAGATGGACCGCGAGGAGCTGCTGGCCGGAATGCTGCTGTTCCGGATCCTGTATTATTTGGCGCCGTTTCTCATTTCTGTAATCTTGCTGACGTTTCGTGAGGTCATCATCAGCGCGCGGTCGAAACGGCTGCGCCAGGCGGCGCTCAGCCTCGATCCCGGCCCTCCGCGCGAGGCCGCTTTTGTGAGGAAACGCAGCGATTCCGGTGCCTGA
- a CDS encoding OmpA family protein, whose product MRGLFRWSGKWWPGVIPLIVLWGFAAWTSTVPLETDLAGRSSAALKGAVLDRTSITVDGRDVSVRADAFSEAGRRDAVAAVDAVDGVRLVNDQTRLVPEAKPFVWSAERDVVRVTLGGNAPLPALRGRLVEATRAALPGVEVADQMGLARGAPQRFEEAALLLIGQVGKLKDGKFTLSDGEVTLTGMARELGGREAIATALAKLPEGFKVASNEVKAPPYIFQAYKDPVAVTVTLAGNVPDENIHAVVVGSSSRKFFSEKVVDNLKNSVGAPANFVNAVVPALGALSRLSTGTLVVSDRDIKISGDALYDGAAAQIRTGLAKEVPQGWQVKADITVKPAAAPVDPTVCQQLFSDVLAKAKIRFETNRSDLDRDSTGLLDRLAEIAFRCPTANVEIIGHTDAEGDSAANQVLSQKRAQAVVDYLVKAGLPADRFSAIGYGSTQPIAANDTADGRAQNRRIEFVVR is encoded by the coding sequence ATGCGTGGACTTTTCAGGTGGAGCGGCAAATGGTGGCCTGGCGTCATCCCGCTGATCGTGCTTTGGGGCTTTGCCGCCTGGACCAGCACCGTTCCGCTCGAGACTGATCTTGCCGGCCGCAGTTCGGCCGCACTCAAGGGCGCCGTGCTCGACAGGACCAGCATCACGGTCGACGGACGCGACGTCTCGGTACGCGCGGACGCGTTCTCGGAGGCCGGCCGGCGCGACGCCGTGGCGGCTGTCGATGCGGTGGACGGCGTGCGGCTCGTCAATGACCAGACGCGGCTGGTGCCCGAGGCCAAGCCGTTCGTGTGGTCGGCCGAGCGCGACGTCGTCCGGGTGACATTGGGTGGCAATGCGCCGCTGCCGGCGCTCAGGGGGCGGCTGGTCGAGGCGACGCGGGCGGCGCTTCCGGGCGTCGAGGTGGCGGACCAGATGGGCCTCGCCCGCGGCGCGCCCCAGCGCTTCGAGGAGGCGGCGCTGCTCTTGATCGGCCAGGTCGGCAAGCTCAAGGACGGCAAGTTCACGCTCTCCGACGGCGAGGTCACGCTGACGGGCATGGCGCGCGAGCTCGGCGGCCGCGAGGCGATCGCAACTGCCTTGGCCAAGCTGCCGGAGGGCTTCAAGGTCGCCAGCAATGAGGTCAAGGCGCCGCCTTACATCTTCCAGGCCTATAAGGACCCGGTCGCGGTCACCGTGACGCTCGCCGGCAACGTGCCGGACGAGAACATCCACGCCGTCGTGGTCGGTTCGTCCTCGCGCAAATTCTTCAGCGAGAAGGTCGTCGACAATCTCAAGAACAGCGTCGGCGCGCCGGCCAATTTCGTCAACGCGGTGGTGCCGGCGCTGGGGGCGCTGTCGCGGCTGTCGACCGGCACGCTGGTGGTGTCGGACCGCGACATCAAGATTTCCGGCGACGCGCTCTATGACGGGGCCGCCGCCCAGATCCGAACCGGGCTGGCCAAGGAGGTCCCGCAGGGATGGCAGGTGAAGGCCGACATCACGGTCAAGCCGGCGGCCGCCCCGGTGGATCCGACGGTGTGCCAGCAACTGTTCTCGGACGTGCTGGCCAAGGCCAAGATCCGCTTCGAGACCAACCGCAGCGATCTCGATCGCGACTCCACCGGGCTGCTCGACCGCCTGGCCGAGATCGCCTTCCGCTGCCCCACGGCTAACGTCGAGATCATCGGCCACACCGATGCCGAGGGCGACTCGGCGGCCAATCAGGTGCTGTCGCAGAAGCGCGCCCAGGCCGTGGTGGATTATCTGGTCAAGGCCGGGCTGCCGGCCGACCGGTTCAGCGCGATCGGCTATGGCAGCACCCAGCCGATCGCCGCCAACGACACCGCTGACGGCCGGGCGCAGAACCGGCGCATCGAATTCGTGGTGAGGTGA
- a CDS encoding GcrA family cell cycle regulator: protein MTVLTWSDDRVEQLKKLWEAGLSASQIAAELGNVTRNAVIGKVHRLGLSGRAKSPATAAPRQRKATARPAQPMMRVARPVARGNTALAQVFEVEAEPDPVAFDNVVPMNQRLSLLELNEATCHWPVGDPSSPDFFFCGGKALSGLPYCAQHSRVAYQPAADRRRQPAKSTSR, encoded by the coding sequence ATGACGGTATTGACCTGGTCCGACGATCGCGTCGAGCAGTTGAAAAAGCTCTGGGAGGCCGGACTGTCGGCCAGCCAGATCGCCGCGGAACTCGGAAACGTGACGCGCAACGCCGTGATCGGCAAGGTGCACCGGCTGGGTCTGTCCGGCCGCGCCAAGAGCCCGGCGACAGCAGCTCCGCGCCAGCGCAAGGCGACCGCCCGTCCCGCACAGCCGATGATGCGGGTGGCGCGTCCGGTGGCGCGCGGCAACACCGCGCTCGCACAGGTTTTCGAGGTCGAGGCGGAGCCCGATCCGGTTGCATTCGACAATGTCGTGCCGATGAACCAGCGGCTGTCGCTGCTGGAGCTGAACGAGGCGACCTGCCACTGGCCGGTCGGCGATCCCTCGAGCCCGGACTTCTTCTTCTGCGGCGGCAAGGCGCTGTCCGGCCTGCCCTATTGCGCGCAGCATTCGCGCGTCGCCTATCAGCCCGCGGCCGACCGTCGCCGCCAGCCCGCGAAGTCGACGTCGCGCTGA
- a CDS encoding polysaccharide deacetylase family protein produces MRRFRKTFIRAGLEALYLSGAHVWLRPIFSGVGAIYTLHHVRPRRDACFQPNCHLEVTPDFLREMLSHLRDHDIEIITLDEMHHRLVERNFTRRFACFTFDDGYRDNRDFALPVMREFDAPFTIYVTSDFASGRGRLWWVALELIVAKADMIEVQIGGLALRLDASSPAAKCVTFQRLHDWLRSLPGEHDIQREISALCARHGIDEASICPELCMSWDELRALSAEPLLTIGAHSISHCNLAKQTEETARHEIVESRAQIETELQRPVLHMAYPYGDRAAASQREFVLAAASGYKTAVTTRPGMVFAESAEHLTALSRVSLNGHYQDARVLPVLTSGAATAMWNGFRRIDAA; encoded by the coding sequence ATGAGGCGATTTCGCAAAACCTTTATCCGCGCCGGCCTGGAAGCGCTGTATCTCAGCGGCGCTCATGTCTGGCTGCGACCAATATTCTCAGGCGTCGGCGCGATCTACACGCTGCATCACGTGCGGCCACGTCGCGACGCCTGCTTCCAGCCCAATTGTCATCTGGAAGTCACGCCCGACTTCCTGCGCGAGATGCTGTCGCATCTGCGCGATCATGACATCGAGATCATCACGCTCGACGAGATGCATCATCGACTGGTGGAGCGCAACTTCACGCGCCGCTTCGCCTGCTTCACCTTCGACGACGGCTATCGCGACAATCGCGACTTCGCACTTCCTGTCATGCGTGAATTTGACGCGCCGTTCACGATCTACGTCACCAGCGATTTCGCGTCGGGCCGTGGCCGGCTGTGGTGGGTTGCGCTCGAGCTGATCGTGGCGAAAGCGGACATGATCGAAGTCCAGATCGGCGGCCTCGCCCTGCGGCTCGACGCGTCGAGCCCGGCAGCCAAATGCGTGACGTTCCAGCGCCTGCACGACTGGCTGCGGTCGCTGCCCGGCGAGCACGATATCCAGCGTGAGATCAGCGCGCTGTGTGCGCGTCATGGGATCGACGAGGCGTCGATCTGCCCGGAGCTCTGCATGTCCTGGGATGAGCTGCGGGCGCTCTCGGCCGAGCCGCTGCTCACGATCGGCGCGCATTCGATCAGCCACTGCAATCTCGCCAAGCAGACCGAGGAGACGGCGCGCCACGAGATCGTCGAGAGCCGCGCGCAGATCGAGACCGAGCTGCAGCGCCCGGTGCTGCACATGGCCTATCCCTATGGCGATCGCGCCGCGGCGTCCCAGCGCGAGTTCGTCCTGGCGGCGGCGAGCGGCTACAAGACGGCGGTCACGACGCGTCCGGGCATGGTCTTCGCCGAGAGCGCCGAGCATCTCACCGCGCTGTCACGTGTCTCGCTCAACGGTCATTACCAGGACGCCCGCGTGCTGCCGGTGCTGACCTCGGGCGCCGCGACCGCGATGTGGAACGGTTTCCGCCGCATCGACGCCGCGTGA
- a CDS encoding Hsp33 family molecular chaperone, with protein MTANPPDININLDTSRAPSAVPVDDAVLPFEVAALDLRGRLTRMGPALDDILTKHAYPAPVGKLLGEAIVLTTLLGSSLKFDGRFILQTQTDGPVSFLVVDFQAPDRLRAYARYDEARLGEAKDSGGLLGKGHLAMTIDQGPDMSRYQGLVALTGGSLEEAAHEYFLRSEQIPTRVRLAVGEEWSGGKHRWRAGGLLTQFLPQAPERLRQADLHPGDAPEGTELHEVEEDEAWVEGQSLVATVEDVELIDPALSGERLLYRLFHERGVRVFDLVPLQARCSCSRDAVANMLKSFSPEDRADMVKDDKVVVTCEFCSSVYEFTPHEAGVTEN; from the coding sequence ATGACAGCCAATCCCCCCGACATCAATATCAACCTCGACACCAGCCGCGCTCCCTCCGCCGTGCCGGTCGACGACGCCGTGCTGCCGTTCGAGGTTGCGGCGCTCGATCTGCGCGGGCGGCTCACCCGGATGGGGCCGGCGCTCGACGACATCCTCACCAAGCACGCTTATCCCGCGCCGGTCGGAAAACTGCTCGGCGAGGCCATCGTGCTGACGACGCTGCTCGGCTCCTCGCTGAAGTTCGACGGCCGCTTCATCCTGCAGACCCAGACCGACGGTCCGGTGTCGTTCCTGGTGGTCGACTTCCAGGCCCCCGACCGGCTGCGCGCCTATGCGCGTTACGACGAGGCGCGCCTGGGCGAAGCCAAGGACTCCGGCGGCCTGCTCGGCAAGGGCCATCTGGCGATGACCATCGACCAGGGCCCCGACATGAGCCGCTACCAGGGCCTGGTCGCGCTGACCGGCGGCAGCCTGGAGGAGGCCGCCCACGAATACTTCCTGCGCTCCGAGCAGATCCCGACCCGCGTGCGCCTCGCAGTCGGCGAGGAATGGAGCGGCGGCAAGCACCGCTGGCGCGCCGGCGGCCTGCTGACGCAATTCCTGCCGCAAGCGCCCGAGCGCCTGCGCCAAGCCGACCTGCATCCCGGCGATGCGCCCGAAGGCACCGAATTGCACGAGGTCGAGGAGGACGAGGCCTGGGTCGAGGGCCAGTCGCTGGTCGCGACCGTCGAGGACGTCGAACTGATCGATCCCGCGCTCTCTGGCGAGCGGCTGCTGTATCGTCTCTTCCACGAACGCGGCGTGCGCGTATTCGACCTCGTGCCCTTGCAGGCGCGCTGCTCCTGCTCGCGCGATGCGGTCGCCAACATGCTGAAGAGCTTCTCCCCCGAGGACCGCGCCGACATGGTCAAGGACGACAAGGTCGTCGTCACCTGCGAGTTCTGCTCCTCGGTCTATGAGTTCACGCCGCACGAAGCGGGCGTGACGGAGAATTGA
- the argF gene encoding ornithine carbamoyltransferase, protein MGNTPRHFLDLTEMPVEELRNMLALSSRMKKTLKANEPARKPLEGKVLAMIFDKPSTRTRVSFDVGMRQLGGEAIMLTGAEMQLGRGETIADTARVLSRYVDAIMIRILSHEALLELAAHATVPVINGLTRRSHPCQVMADVMTFEEHRGSIEGRTVAWTGDDNNVLASWAHAAERFKFRLNVATPPQLSPGKPMKDFIRATRADIHLGHDPELAVKNADCVITDTWVSMGDKDGEHRHNLLKPYQVNSKLMSLAKPEALFMHCLPAHRGEEVTDEVIDGPQSVVFDEAENRLHAQKGILAWCFGERA, encoded by the coding sequence ATGGGCAACACGCCGCGTCACTTCCTCGATCTCACCGAGATGCCGGTCGAGGAGCTGCGCAACATGCTGGCGCTGTCCAGCCGGATGAAGAAGACGCTGAAGGCCAACGAGCCGGCGAGGAAGCCGCTCGAAGGCAAGGTGCTGGCGATGATCTTCGACAAGCCGTCGACGCGCACGCGGGTGTCGTTCGATGTCGGCATGCGCCAGCTCGGCGGCGAGGCGATCATGCTGACCGGCGCCGAGATGCAGCTCGGCCGCGGCGAGACCATCGCCGACACCGCGCGCGTGCTGTCGCGCTATGTCGATGCGATCATGATCCGCATCTTGAGCCACGAGGCGCTGCTCGAGCTCGCCGCCCACGCCACCGTGCCGGTCATCAACGGCCTGACGCGGCGCTCGCATCCCTGCCAGGTGATGGCCGACGTGATGACCTTCGAGGAGCATCGCGGCTCGATCGAGGGCCGCACCGTGGCCTGGACCGGCGACGACAACAATGTGCTGGCCTCCTGGGCCCACGCCGCCGAGCGCTTCAAGTTCCGCCTCAACGTCGCCACCCCGCCGCAGCTCTCGCCGGGCAAGCCGATGAAGGATTTCATCCGCGCCACCCGCGCCGACATCCATCTCGGGCACGACCCGGAACTCGCGGTGAAGAACGCCGATTGCGTCATCACCGACACCTGGGTGTCGATGGGCGACAAGGACGGCGAGCACCGCCACAACCTGCTCAAGCCCTATCAGGTCAACTCCAAGCTGATGTCGCTGGCCAAGCCCGAGGCCCTCTTCATGCACTGCCTGCCGGCGCATCGCGGCGAGGAAGTCACCGACGAGGTGATCGACGGCCCGCAGTCGGTCGTCTTCGACGAAGCCGAAAACCGCCTGCACGCCCAGAAGGGCATTCTGGCGTGGTGTTTTGGAGAACGGGCTTAG
- a CDS encoding IS5 family transposase, with product MVERNVGQMSLADSLVRKSRSSILDEVGAVVDWAPLRSLLGERGGDGAGNSSYPAEVLLRCLLAGIWHNLSDPALEAAIADRLSFRRFVGLSLHDRTPDHTTLWRFRQELAKDGLIEKIFEEINRQFEAKHLILKQGTLVDASLIPARARPPRKASKEREETPPKPSVDPDAKWGKKGKKSVYGYKIHTGVDAGHTIIRRIHMTDASVTDTKPADRLFCGDEKAVYGDQAYYTHRRHARLKKTGIKDRLMHRANKHHALTARQSSAIN from the coding sequence ATGGTCGAGCGCAATGTCGGACAGATGAGCCTGGCGGACAGCTTGGTTCGTAAGTCGCGAAGCAGCATCCTGGACGAAGTCGGCGCTGTGGTGGACTGGGCGCCGTTGCGGTCGCTGCTCGGCGAGCGAGGTGGCGACGGCGCTGGTAACAGCAGCTATCCGGCGGAGGTCCTGCTGCGGTGTTTGCTCGCCGGAATCTGGCACAATTTGTCCGATCCGGCGCTGGAAGCTGCCATTGCGGACCGTCTGTCGTTCCGTCGCTTTGTCGGCCTCAGCCTGCACGACCGCACGCCGGATCACACCACGCTGTGGCGGTTCAGGCAGGAACTTGCCAAGGATGGACTGATTGAGAAGATATTCGAGGAGATCAACCGTCAGTTCGAAGCCAAGCATCTGATCTTGAAGCAGGGCACCCTCGTGGATGCCTCATTGATTCCGGCTCGTGCGAGACCGCCTCGAAAAGCGTCCAAAGAGCGAGAGGAGACCCCGCCAAAGCCCTCTGTCGACCCCGATGCGAAGTGGGGAAAGAAAGGCAAAAAGAGCGTGTACGGCTACAAGATCCACACCGGCGTGGATGCGGGTCACACGATCATTCGCCGCATTCATATGACGGATGCCTCGGTCACGGACACCAAGCCCGCGGATCGGCTCTTCTGCGGTGACGAGAAAGCGGTTTATGGCGATCAGGCTTACTACACCCATCGCCGGCATGCGCGCCTGAAGAAGACTGGCATCAAGGACCGTTTGATGCACCGGGCGAACAAGCATCACGCACTTACAGCCCGGCAAAGCAGCGCAATAAATTGA
- a CDS encoding endonuclease domain-containing protein, whose translation MPSTPHHRPTGKRIRNFARAMRRTPTDAEAAMWRLLRDRRLSKFKFRRQVPFRNYILDFVCFEQRLVIEIDGSQHADARSDRTRDEVLASEGFRVMRYWNNDVLQRRTAVLEDIFAKLSVLTEPPHRT comes from the coding sequence ATGCCGTCGACACCGCATCATCGACCGACTGGCAAGCGCATCCGCAACTTTGCCAGGGCGATGCGCCGGACGCCGACGGATGCTGAAGCAGCGATGTGGCGCCTGCTGCGCGACCGGCGGCTTTCGAAATTCAAGTTTCGGCGGCAGGTGCCGTTTCGGAACTACATCCTCGACTTCGTCTGCTTCGAGCAGCGGCTGGTGATCGAAATCGATGGAAGTCAGCACGCTGATGCGCGCAGTGATCGGACGAGAGACGAGGTGCTCGCTAGCGAGGGCTTCAGAGTTATGCGGTATTGGAACAACGACGTACTTCAGCGCCGGACCGCCGTGCTCGAGGATATTTTCGCAAAGCTGAGCGTGCTCACAGAGCCCCCTCACCGAACATGA
- a CDS encoding transposase has product MRAEVERPYAVLKEQYGLRRMRFFNYTRNKVQVVLACCAYNLRRVAGILSSPRERHACG; this is encoded by the coding sequence GTGCGCGCAGAGGTTGAAAGACCCTATGCGGTTCTCAAGGAACAATATGGTCTGCGGCGCATGCGCTTCTTCAATTACACGCGCAACAAGGTCCAGGTTGTTCTTGCTTGCTGTGCCTACAATCTACGTCGCGTCGCGGGTATCCTATCCTCACCACGGGAGAGGCATGCCTGCGGATGA
- a CDS encoding ATP-binding protein, giving the protein MALDAPSQPPMTIFTPWPDRLRHSAIILLAAALALAGLVLLDELLPLRALVVFLCIAGAALVPWRLHSAVAKREEERLTNPVESPAVSAVIEGIPDPAVLLDRAGRVIYLNAAAAELAPALRKGELAQFALRTPEIITALREAIATTEIRRASYHDHVPVDRWMELVIVPVPVPTAFGSTDKCMLMTFHDLTPLRRVEEMRADFVANASHELRTPLAALSGFIDTLQGPAKDDPKARERFLGIMHIQATRMARLIDDLLSLSRVELSAHVQPHSMVDVVAIIRQVTDGLESLARERQVVIETALPEAPVTIAGDREELLRVFENLIENALKYGASGGRVIVSLEQAVSADNAPEVRVKVRDFGPGIAPEHLPRLTERFYRVDVGDSRAQGGTGLGLSLVKHILNRHRGRLLIESVPRNGASFTACFPQSRSARGS; this is encoded by the coding sequence ATGGCGCTCGACGCTCCTTCCCAACCCCCGATGACCATCTTCACGCCGTGGCCGGACCGGCTGCGGCATTCCGCCATCATCCTGCTGGCCGCCGCGCTGGCGCTGGCGGGCCTGGTGCTGCTCGACGAGCTGCTGCCGCTGCGCGCGCTCGTCGTGTTCCTGTGCATCGCCGGCGCCGCCCTGGTGCCGTGGCGGCTGCACAGCGCCGTGGCCAAGCGCGAGGAAGAGCGGCTCACCAATCCGGTGGAGTCGCCCGCGGTCAGCGCCGTCATCGAGGGCATCCCCGATCCGGCCGTGCTGCTCGACCGCGCCGGCCGCGTCATCTACCTCAATGCCGCCGCGGCGGAGCTCGCGCCGGCGCTGCGCAAGGGCGAGCTCGCGCAGTTTGCGCTGCGCACGCCGGAGATCATCACCGCGCTGCGCGAGGCCATCGCCACCACCGAGATCAGGCGCGCCAGCTATCATGACCACGTTCCGGTCGACCGCTGGATGGAATTGGTCATCGTGCCCGTGCCGGTGCCGACCGCGTTCGGCAGCACCGACAAATGCATGCTGATGACCTTCCACGACCTGACGCCGCTGCGCCGGGTCGAGGAGATGCGCGCCGATTTCGTCGCCAATGCCAGCCACGAGCTGCGCACACCGCTCGCCGCGCTTTCCGGCTTCATCGATACTCTGCAGGGCCCGGCCAAGGACGATCCGAAGGCGCGCGAGCGCTTCCTCGGCATCATGCACATTCAGGCGACGCGCATGGCGCGGCTGATCGACGATCTCCTGTCACTATCGCGGGTGGAATTGTCGGCGCATGTCCAGCCGCATAGCATGGTCGACGTCGTCGCCATCATCCGCCAGGTCACCGACGGACTGGAGTCGCTGGCCAGGGAGCGCCAGGTGGTGATCGAGACCGCTCTTCCCGAAGCCCCGGTGACGATCGCCGGCGACCGCGAGGAGCTGCTGCGCGTGTTCGAGAACCTGATCGAGAACGCGCTCAAATACGGCGCCTCGGGCGGCCGCGTGATCGTGTCGCTGGAGCAGGCCGTCTCCGCCGACAACGCGCCGGAGGTCCGGGTGAAGGTGCGTGACTTCGGCCCGGGCATCGCGCCCGAGCATCTGCCGCGGCTCACCGAGCGGTTCTATCGCGTCGATGTCGGCGACAGCCGCGCCCAAGGTGGCACCGGCCTCGGCCTGTCCCTGGTGAAGCACATCCTCAACCGCCACCGCGGCCGGCTCTTGATCGAGAGCGTGCCGCGCAACGGCGCATCCTTCACCGCGTGCTTCCCGCAGTCCAGGTCCGCGCGCGGCTCCTGA
- a CDS encoding aspartate aminotransferase family protein → MTSVAATHLLPVFARVDLSFERGEGAWLIATNGDRYLDFTSGVAVNSLGHAHPHLVKALQEQATKLWHMSNLFKSPDGERLATRLCEQSFADYVFFANSGAEAMEGAIKITRKYHAAKGHPERYRIITFEGAFHGRTLATLAATGSAKYLDGFGPPMDGFDQVPLGDLEAVKKAIGPHTAGILIEPVQGEGGVRTAPLSFYKALRQLCDDNGLLLVVDEVQTGMGRTGDLFAHRWLGVTPDVMSLAKALGGGFPIGAVLATAEAASGMTPGSHGSTFGGNPLAVSAANAVLDVMLAPGFFDHVRKMSLLLKQKLAAVVDRHPDVISEIRGEGLLIGIKAVVPSGDLVAALRDQKLLTVGAGDNVVRFLPPLIVNESEIEQSVEMLDRACTALSGGPAKQATAS, encoded by the coding sequence ATGACAAGTGTTGCTGCTACGCATCTTCTCCCCGTATTCGCCCGGGTCGATCTGTCGTTCGAGCGCGGCGAAGGCGCGTGGCTGATCGCGACCAATGGTGATCGCTATCTCGACTTCACCTCCGGCGTCGCCGTCAATTCGCTCGGCCATGCGCATCCGCATCTGGTGAAGGCGCTGCAGGAGCAGGCCACCAAGCTGTGGCACATGTCGAACCTGTTCAAGAGCCCGGACGGCGAACGTCTCGCCACGCGGCTGTGCGAGCAGAGCTTCGCCGACTACGTGTTCTTCGCCAATTCCGGCGCCGAGGCGATGGAAGGCGCGATCAAGATCACGCGCAAATATCACGCGGCGAAGGGCCATCCTGAACGCTACCGTATCATTACGTTCGAAGGCGCGTTCCACGGCCGCACGCTGGCGACGCTCGCCGCCACGGGGTCTGCGAAATATCTCGACGGCTTCGGCCCGCCGATGGACGGCTTCGATCAGGTTCCGCTCGGCGACCTCGAAGCGGTGAAGAAGGCGATCGGCCCGCACACCGCCGGCATCCTGATCGAGCCGGTGCAGGGCGAGGGCGGCGTGCGCACCGCGCCGCTGTCCTTCTACAAGGCGCTGCGCCAGCTCTGCGACGACAATGGCCTGCTGCTCGTCGTCGACGAGGTGCAGACCGGCATGGGCCGCACCGGCGATTTGTTCGCGCATCGCTGGCTCGGCGTCACTCCCGATGTCATGTCGCTCGCCAAGGCGCTCGGCGGCGGCTTCCCGATCGGCGCGGTGCTCGCCACCGCCGAGGCCGCCTCCGGCATGACGCCGGGCTCGCACGGCTCGACCTTCGGCGGCAATCCGCTCGCGGTGTCCGCGGCGAATGCCGTGCTCGACGTGATGCTGGCGCCCGGCTTCTTCGATCACGTTCGCAAGATGTCGCTGCTGCTGAAGCAGAAGCTCGCCGCCGTCGTCGACCGTCATCCCGATGTCATCTCGGAGATCCGCGGAGAGGGCCTGTTGATCGGCATCAAGGCGGTGGTGCCGTCCGGTGATCTTGTTGCCGCGTTGCGCGATCAGAAGCTGCTGACGGTCGGCGCCGGCGACAACGTCGTGCGCTTCCTGCCGCCTTTGATCGTCAATGAATCCGAAATCGAACAATCGGTCGAGATGCTCGATCGCGCCTGCACGGCGCTGTCGGGCGGTCCTGCCAAGCAGGCGACCGCATCATGA
- the apaG gene encoding Co2+/Mg2+ efflux protein ApaG produces MYRAVTRHIEVTVEPNFLPEKSSVADGRWFWSYTVVITNTGKETVQLRSRHWIITDGAGRQQEVRGEGVVGEQPVLAPGERFEYTSGVPLTTASGFMSGSYQMETAGGEQFDIAVPAFSLDGPDGGKRVLN; encoded by the coding sequence ATGTACCGCGCCGTGACTCGCCACATCGAAGTGACCGTTGAACCGAACTTCCTGCCAGAGAAGTCGTCGGTCGCGGATGGTCGCTGGTTCTGGTCCTATACGGTGGTCATCACTAACACCGGCAAGGAGACCGTGCAGCTGCGCAGCCGGCACTGGATCATCACCGACGGCGCCGGCCGGCAGCAGGAGGTCCGCGGCGAGGGGGTGGTCGGCGAGCAGCCGGTGCTCGCCCCAGGCGAGCGCTTCGAATACACCTCCGGCGTCCCGCTCACCACGGCGTCGGGCTTCATGTCCGGCTCCTACCAGATGGAGACCGCCGGCGGGGAGCAGTTCGACATCGCGGTGCCCGCGTTCTCGCTGGACGGCCCTGACGGCGGCAAGCGGGTGCTGAATTAG